In the Adlercreutzia equolifaciens DSM 19450 genome, one interval contains:
- a CDS encoding GNAT family N-acetyltransferase — translation MIPSSDRDIRVLILRPTESARSQENTPGILWLHGGGHLHGMYQKILLPHARLLVEKHGAVVVAPEYRTAFEKPFPADLEDCYAALLFLKAHADELGINDAQIMVGGESAGGGLTVATCLLARDLGEVNVAFQMPLYPMLDDRETASSRDNHAPVWNTRTNRFAWKHYLRDLGGTTPPSYAAPARETNYARLPPAYTYVGTAEPFYCEALEYVANLKRAGIEATVDVYPHWFHAYDMLLPFAKKSREAVQRFEERYLYATEHYFAPQEKRLFSQQPKAEPGKRTPGDGDRWPSGEEPSTASDAPWRIWRVADHPEMAEEAAAWFSAKWGIPEDAYLESMRESARAGSAVPQWYIVRANNEVASPIIAGCGIIENDFHDRPDLAPNLCALYVEEEYRHRGLARHLLDHARAETATMGYNRLYLVTDLVGFYEKCGWEYLGDAHELEGGTIRLYGAGTCFRES, via the coding sequence ATGATCCCCTCCTCGGATCGCGACATACGGGTTCTTATCTTACGCCCCACGGAAAGCGCGCGGTCGCAAGAAAACACTCCTGGCATCCTGTGGCTCCACGGAGGAGGCCATCTTCACGGCATGTACCAGAAAATACTCCTACCCCATGCCCGCCTTCTAGTGGAAAAGCACGGCGCCGTGGTAGTGGCCCCGGAATACCGCACCGCGTTCGAGAAACCGTTTCCCGCCGATCTGGAAGACTGCTACGCCGCTCTGCTTTTCCTGAAGGCTCACGCTGACGAGCTGGGGATCAACGACGCACAGATCATGGTGGGTGGGGAAAGCGCCGGGGGCGGCCTCACCGTGGCCACCTGCCTTTTGGCGCGAGATCTCGGCGAGGTCAACGTCGCCTTCCAGATGCCCCTCTACCCCATGCTGGACGACCGGGAGACCGCCTCTTCGCGAGACAATCACGCACCCGTGTGGAACACGCGCACCAACCGATTTGCCTGGAAACACTATCTCCGCGATTTAGGAGGCACGACGCCACCGTCTTACGCCGCTCCCGCCCGGGAAACCAATTACGCAAGGCTGCCTCCTGCCTACACTTACGTCGGCACTGCAGAGCCGTTCTATTGCGAGGCGCTTGAGTACGTCGCGAACCTCAAGCGCGCAGGCATAGAAGCGACAGTGGACGTGTACCCCCACTGGTTCCACGCCTACGACATGTTGCTCCCCTTCGCAAAAAAGTCGAGGGAAGCCGTGCAACGCTTCGAAGAGCGCTACCTTTACGCCACCGAGCACTATTTCGCCCCGCAAGAGAAGCGACTTTTTAGCCAGCAGCCAAAGGCAGAACCCGGCAAGCGAACGCCTGGCGATGGAGACCGCTGGCCTTCGGGGGAAGAGCCAAGCACGGCCTCGGACGCGCCTTGGCGCATTTGGCGGGTGGCGGATCATCCTGAAATGGCGGAAGAGGCGGCTGCGTGGTTCTCTGCGAAGTGGGGCATTCCAGAAGATGCGTACCTGGAGAGCATGCGGGAAAGCGCCCGAGCTGGCAGCGCCGTCCCTCAGTGGTACATCGTGCGCGCGAACAACGAGGTCGCGAGCCCCATCATTGCGGGCTGCGGCATCATCGAGAACGACTTCCACGACCGGCCCGACCTCGCCCCCAACCTCTGCGCCCTGTACGTGGAGGAAGAGTATCGTCACCGTGGTCTCGCGCGGCACCTACTCGATCACGCCCGGGCCGAAACGGCCACCATGGGCTACAACCGCCTGTACCTAGTCACTGATCTGGTGGGCTTCTACGAGAAGTGCGGCTGGGAGTACCTGGGCGACGCCCACGAACTCGAGGGCGGCACGATTCGCCTCTACGGCGCCGGCACGTGCTTTCGAGAATCGTAA
- a CDS encoding zinc ribbon domain-containing protein codes for MAFKETLAAAREQRGMTQQDLAEKLYVTRQAVSRWENGETEPSVDMRKLIAAVLDVPVIQLFDIDVSQLCQCCGTPFTVPNMPHGTEADGTENMAYCKWCYDGGQFAYQSEDELIEKTAPFLMEATGMSQEEAVSFMGVLVPHLQHWQK; via the coding sequence ATGGCGTTCAAGGAAACCCTTGCCGCGGCGCGGGAGCAGCGCGGCATGACCCAACAAGATCTGGCCGAGAAGCTTTACGTCACCCGTCAGGCGGTGTCGCGCTGGGAAAACGGCGAGACCGAGCCGTCCGTGGACATGCGCAAGCTCATCGCGGCTGTGCTTGACGTGCCGGTCATTCAGCTCTTCGACATCGACGTGAGCCAGCTGTGCCAATGCTGTGGCACCCCCTTCACCGTTCCCAACATGCCCCACGGTACCGAGGCCGACGGCACAGAGAACATGGCCTACTGCAAGTGGTGCTATGACGGCGGCCAATTCGCCTACCAGAGCGAGGACGAGCTCATCGAGAAGACGGCCCCCTTCCTCATGGAGGCCACCGGCATGTCGCAAGAAGAGGCCGTCTCGTTCATGGGCGTCCTCGTCCCCCACCTGCAGCACTGGCAGAAGTAG
- the guaA gene encoding glutamine-hydrolyzing GMP synthase: MDENVRPDDMERITTPELAQAFIDEQVAAIREQVGDKKVLLALSGGVDSSVVAALLIKAIGKNLVCVHVNHGLMRKGESEQVIDVFQNQMDANLVYVDATDRFLDLLADVDEPETKRRIIGGEFIRVFEEEARKVGDEVDFLAQGTIYPDILESKDGVKAHHNVGGLPEDLQFDLVEPVKLLYKDEVRVVGRELGLPENMVERQPFPGPGLGVRCLGAITRDRLEALREADAIVREEMEAANVGAWQYFAVVPDMRATGVRDGVRAYEWPAIIRAINTVDVMTAEVPELDWALLKRMTDRITHEVPGICRVCYDLTPKPVGTVEWE, translated from the coding sequence ATGGACGAGAACGTTCGCCCCGACGACATGGAGCGCATCACCACCCCCGAGCTGGCACAGGCGTTCATCGACGAACAGGTTGCCGCCATTCGCGAGCAGGTGGGCGACAAGAAGGTGCTGCTGGCGCTGTCCGGCGGCGTGGATTCCTCGGTGGTGGCGGCGCTGCTCATTAAGGCCATCGGGAAGAACCTCGTGTGCGTGCACGTGAACCACGGGCTTATGCGCAAGGGCGAGTCCGAGCAGGTCATCGACGTGTTCCAGAACCAGATGGACGCGAACTTGGTGTACGTGGACGCCACCGACCGCTTCCTGGACCTTCTGGCCGACGTCGATGAGCCCGAGACCAAGCGCAGGATCATCGGCGGCGAGTTCATCCGCGTGTTCGAGGAGGAGGCCCGCAAGGTGGGCGACGAGGTGGACTTCCTCGCCCAGGGCACCATCTACCCCGACATTTTGGAGTCGAAGGACGGCGTGAAGGCCCACCACAACGTCGGCGGCCTGCCTGAGGACTTGCAGTTCGACCTGGTGGAGCCCGTGAAGCTGCTGTACAAGGACGAGGTGCGCGTCGTCGGCCGCGAGCTGGGGCTGCCCGAGAACATGGTTGAGCGCCAGCCCTTCCCCGGCCCGGGCTTGGGTGTGCGTTGCCTCGGCGCCATCACTCGCGACCGACTGGAGGCCCTGCGCGAGGCCGACGCCATCGTCCGCGAAGAGATGGAAGCGGCGAACGTGGGCGCCTGGCAGTACTTCGCCGTGGTTCCCGACATGCGCGCCACCGGCGTGCGCGACGGCGTGCGCGCCTACGAGTGGCCGGCTATCATCCGCGCCATCAACACCGTGGACGTCATGACCGCCGAGGTGCCCGAGCTGGACTGGGCGCTCCTCAAGCGCATGACCGATCGCATCACCCACGAAGTCCCCGGCATCTGCCGCGTCTGCTACGACCTGACCCCCAAGCCCGTGGGCACGGTCGAGTGGGAGTAA
- a CDS encoding MarR family winged helix-turn-helix transcriptional regulator, which translates to MTNSVSRAKDEKLRIELLQTIFKFKKLANSGLGMRPLDGKQDISLAEFMLLRAVDNNSADSPSNVSPTDIGQFLSVTKGAVSQMLHSLEEKGFITRALSRENRRNTLVLLTPKGRELLGDEENEFNAKLDALIETIGREDIEELIAIVERLTEVLDTPQFME; encoded by the coding sequence ATGACAAATAGTGTGAGCAGAGCAAAAGACGAGAAGCTGCGCATCGAGCTTCTACAAACCATATTCAAGTTCAAGAAGCTTGCCAATTCTGGCTTGGGAATGAGGCCGCTGGACGGGAAGCAGGATATCAGTCTTGCTGAATTCATGCTACTAAGGGCCGTGGACAATAACTCGGCCGACAGCCCTTCGAATGTGAGTCCAACGGATATCGGGCAATTTCTCTCCGTCACAAAAGGTGCGGTGTCGCAGATGCTGCACTCGCTTGAGGAAAAGGGCTTCATCACGCGTGCCCTTTCTCGCGAGAACAGGCGCAACACACTGGTTTTGCTCACGCCGAAAGGACGCGAACTACTCGGTGACGAAGAGAACGAATTCAATGCAAAACTCGACGCCCTCATAGAAACGATAGGACGTGAGGACATCGAAGAGCTAATCGCCATAGTCGAGAGATTGACGGAGGTCCTCGATACGCCGCAGTTCATGGAATGA
- a CDS encoding MBL fold metallo-hydrolase: protein MQKIADGVYALELEMERLGQTSTIYPLLVSNEEGSVLIDAGLPTSIPEIEEQLSEIDMTTMDIDALILTHQDLDHIGGLPGLVALAGEGTDVICHEAEKPFIEGTEQFGRLDPENLKTTLDSMPESLREEMQKLVAEAKAYKGVAVTKTVEDGDVLPFGGGITVIHTPGHTEGHICLYLNKNGILVAGDELDLVDGELFGPKHGLSADESEAYSSISKLTKYDIEDVLCYHGGLFAGDARERIAELANEALNG, encoded by the coding sequence ATGCAAAAGATAGCCGATGGCGTATATGCGCTTGAGCTCGAGATGGAGAGGCTGGGCCAGACAAGCACGATATATCCCCTGCTTGTATCTAATGAAGAAGGTTCTGTTCTGATAGATGCCGGATTACCGACTTCTATTCCCGAAATCGAAGAGCAGCTGAGTGAAATCGATATGACGACAATGGATATTGATGCCTTGATCCTCACGCATCAGGATCTCGACCATATCGGCGGTCTGCCTGGTCTTGTTGCCCTTGCCGGTGAAGGAACTGATGTTATATGTCATGAAGCAGAGAAGCCCTTTATCGAAGGAACAGAGCAGTTCGGCAGGCTCGATCCTGAGAATTTAAAAACCACACTCGATTCCATGCCGGAAAGCCTTCGTGAAGAGATGCAGAAGCTAGTAGCCGAAGCAAAGGCCTATAAAGGTGTTGCTGTCACGAAGACTGTTGAAGACGGGGATGTCCTTCCTTTTGGTGGAGGCATTACCGTAATTCATACACCAGGCCACACGGAAGGCCATATATGCCTCTATCTTAACAAGAATGGAATACTCGTCGCTGGTGACGAGCTCGATTTGGTCGATGGCGAATTGTTCGGCCCAAAACATGGTCTTTCAGCTGACGAAAGCGAGGCGTATTCTTCAATATCCAAGCTGACCAAGTATGATATCGAAGACGTGTTGTGTTACCACGGAGGACTTTTTGCAGGAGATGCCCGAGAGCGTATTGCAGAACTTGCGAATGAGGCTCTTAACGGTTAG
- a CDS encoding cation:proton antiporter translates to MEVLELALIVLACVIGSAVLCQVVPRLSLPLVQIAVGAVVALAVPAVRDVSISSELFLVLFIAPLLFNEARETNPRDLWENKGSVLSLAVGLVLLTVLVVGFVLNWFVPSIPLAAAFACAAALAPTDAAAVGALASSVSLKRRQSTLLSGESLINDASGVVAFQFASAAALTGAFSALDAAEEFGRLFLGGIAAGVVVGVVGLYSMRALRRGGYESTTINVLYEVFSPFFVYLFAEWLGTSGILAVVAAGLIMADRSQRLTSASIAQRQLVSRSFWRIIVFLINSVVFVLLGMQLPQAFTPAIADHFSLPFLLGVVALVTALIVGCRFGWVLVMEEVYRVGRRRSRRRTLRKKASKVETVETNQPSPTPHLRHRRPHWRERIGSLLKNALVLTVGGPKGAVTLSIIFTLPLTMPDGATPFPERDLIVFLTASVILCTLLLADGLLPLLSPRVAEASNEQELSRAAIRVLEGTLRELQAMLASDENTQYDPALRLTIAHYRVRLARARESVDDTCSQQIGALVTQVREVQEKAADAIHEKGGYDNGTRAPYYAMLREVRRSLGYDGADVKVGSRFSTLRGRARLLWQRTKLPTVESDQDERVYYDTCLFAIELEHAAIDYLQDVVDQHDGRQGAAQLLLEEHRMVLNSLWNRINHGQDVKQQDRPGITLTHHQALPDGIQPLFGGQFAEAARYADEVDADALSIELDQIRHLQDHGEISLPVANELRQRVYVLQMSLGE, encoded by the coding sequence GTGGAAGTTTTGGAACTGGCGCTCATTGTGCTGGCCTGTGTCATCGGCTCGGCGGTGCTGTGCCAAGTTGTGCCGCGGCTGTCGTTACCGCTCGTGCAGATCGCCGTCGGCGCGGTAGTGGCCCTGGCCGTTCCGGCTGTCCGCGACGTGAGCATCTCCTCCGAGCTGTTCCTCGTGCTGTTCATTGCCCCGCTGCTGTTCAACGAGGCCCGCGAGACGAACCCCCGCGACCTGTGGGAGAACAAGGGCTCCGTCCTGTCGTTGGCCGTGGGACTCGTGCTGCTCACGGTGCTCGTGGTGGGCTTCGTGCTGAACTGGTTCGTGCCCTCTATCCCGCTGGCCGCCGCCTTCGCCTGCGCCGCCGCCCTGGCCCCCACCGATGCCGCCGCTGTGGGCGCACTCGCGTCGTCGGTCAGCCTGAAGAGGCGTCAGTCGACGCTGCTCTCCGGCGAGTCGCTCATCAACGACGCGTCCGGCGTTGTCGCCTTCCAATTCGCCAGTGCCGCCGCCCTCACCGGGGCTTTCTCGGCCCTCGATGCCGCCGAGGAGTTCGGCCGCCTGTTTCTCGGCGGTATCGCTGCCGGCGTGGTCGTGGGCGTCGTGGGGCTGTACTCCATGCGGGCCCTGCGGCGCGGCGGCTACGAGAGCACCACCATCAACGTGCTCTACGAGGTATTCTCGCCGTTCTTCGTGTACCTGTTCGCCGAATGGCTCGGCACCTCTGGCATTCTGGCTGTGGTGGCCGCGGGCCTCATCATGGCCGATCGCTCCCAGCGCCTCACCTCCGCCTCCATCGCCCAACGCCAGCTGGTGTCCCGCAGCTTTTGGCGCATCATCGTGTTCCTCATCAACTCGGTGGTGTTCGTTCTTTTGGGCATGCAGCTGCCCCAGGCCTTCACGCCGGCCATTGCCGATCACTTCTCGCTGCCGTTTCTTTTGGGGGTGGTGGCGCTGGTCACGGCACTTATCGTGGGGTGCCGCTTCGGGTGGGTGCTCGTCATGGAGGAGGTCTACCGCGTCGGTCGTCGTCGCAGCCGGCGCCGCACGCTGCGGAAGAAGGCGTCGAAGGTGGAAACGGTGGAGACGAACCAGCCTTCGCCCACGCCGCATCTGCGTCACCGCCGCCCCCATTGGCGCGAGCGCATCGGCAGCTTGCTGAAGAACGCACTGGTGCTTACCGTGGGCGGTCCGAAGGGCGCCGTCACCCTTTCCATCATCTTCACCCTGCCGCTCACGATGCCCGACGGCGCGACGCCCTTTCCCGAGCGCGATCTTATCGTGTTCCTCACGGCGAGCGTCATCCTGTGTACGTTGCTCCTGGCCGACGGCCTGCTGCCGCTGCTCTCGCCGCGTGTGGCGGAAGCTTCCAACGAGCAGGAACTGTCCCGTGCTGCCATCCGCGTTTTGGAAGGCACCTTGCGCGAGTTGCAGGCCATGCTGGCCTCCGACGAAAACACTCAGTACGATCCGGCTTTGCGCCTGACCATCGCTCACTACCGGGTGCGCCTGGCCCGTGCGCGCGAGTCGGTGGACGATACGTGCAGCCAGCAGATCGGCGCTCTGGTGACCCAGGTGCGCGAGGTGCAGGAGAAAGCCGCCGATGCCATTCACGAGAAAGGTGGCTACGACAACGGCACGCGGGCTCCTTACTACGCCATGCTGCGCGAGGTGCGTCGCTCGCTGGGCTACGATGGTGCCGACGTGAAGGTGGGCTCGCGGTTTTCCACTCTGCGCGGCCGAGCGCGACTTCTGTGGCAGCGCACGAAGCTGCCGACGGTGGAAAGCGACCAGGACGAACGCGTCTATTACGACACCTGCCTGTTCGCCATCGAACTTGAGCACGCGGCCATCGATTATCTGCAGGACGTTGTCGACCAGCACGACGGCCGCCAGGGTGCCGCGCAGCTGCTTTTGGAGGAGCATCGCATGGTGCTGAACTCGCTGTGGAACCGCATCAACCACGGCCAGGACGTGAAACAGCAGGATCGCCCCGGCATCACGCTGACCCACCACCAGGCGCTTCCCGATGGCATACAGCCCCTGTTCGGAGGCCAGTTCGCCGAGGCCGCCCGCTACGCTGACGAAGTGGACGCCGACGCCCTTTCCATCGAGCTCGACCAAATCCGGCACTTGCAGGATCACGGTGAAATCTCCCTGCCCGTTGCCAACGAGCTGCGGCAACGCGTCTACGTCCTGCAGATGAGCTTGGGGGAGTAG
- a CDS encoding 3-methyl-2-oxobutanoate hydroxymethyltransferase encodes MGGFQLGGFRVLGRTEVEERFKLLGDICVRVAGVEALEHAELEGVFAVLIP; translated from the coding sequence GTGGGCGGCTTTCAGCTTGGTGGCTTCCGGGTGCTCGGCCGGACAGAGGTCGAGGAGCGTTTCAAGCTCCTCGGCGACATCTGTGTCCGCGTCGCTGGGGTCGAGGCGCTGGAGCATGCCGAACTCGAAGGCGTCTTCGCCGTGCTGATCCCATAA
- a CDS encoding helix-turn-helix transcriptional regulator yields MELARQLKAKREERGFSQDEVSKAIFVSRQTISNWENDKTYPDVQSLLLLSQLFEVSIDELVRGDVVAMQRAIAEDARRMRLLSIGMLTFSGLAFLFLLGFSIAWPEPSGFARMSKGNLAGAVTFIVLYAIGFAMAVGVDRLKKKHDVVAYREIDRFLKGEVAAEPDAEGFARKHPALGVVVKLFGGAAIGLLLAGLLLALEG; encoded by the coding sequence ATGGAGCTGGCTCGGCAGTTGAAGGCCAAGCGGGAAGAGCGCGGGTTTTCCCAAGACGAGGTTTCGAAGGCGATTTTCGTGTCGCGCCAGACCATCTCGAATTGGGAGAACGACAAGACCTACCCGGACGTGCAGAGCCTGCTTTTGCTCAGCCAACTGTTCGAGGTTTCCATCGACGAGCTCGTGAGGGGAGACGTGGTCGCCATGCAGCGTGCCATCGCGGAGGATGCACGCCGGATGCGGCTGCTGTCAATCGGGATGCTGACCTTCTCGGGGCTGGCCTTCCTCTTCCTTCTCGGCTTCTCGATTGCGTGGCCAGAACCGTCGGGGTTCGCGCGCATGAGCAAGGGGAACCTTGCGGGGGCGGTCACATTCATCGTGCTCTACGCCATCGGGTTCGCCATGGCCGTCGGGGTGGATCGCCTGAAAAAGAAGCACGACGTCGTCGCCTATCGGGAGATCGACCGGTTCCTCAAGGGCGAAGTGGCAGCCGAGCCCGATGCGGAAGGCTTCGCCCGCAAGCATCCGGCGCTCGGCGTCGTAGTGAAGCTTTTCGGCGGCGCCGCAATCGGCCTACTGCTCGCAGGGCTTTTGCTCGCTTTGGAAGGATAG
- a CDS encoding MFS transporter, producing MTELSPHSRTVAEEGTDTAPTPPLSAAGLSLPKNWLAIIAFIWAGQAASMITSYAAGYAVVWYVTESTGSALMLAAMNIAVMLPVGLISPFGGIVADKHNRKLIMIAADGAVGIISLVAGLLILAGDVSIPLLLAVCIARAVGQAFHSPAMMAAMPMLVPDKHLLRINTLDQLLASVASIGAPAFGIFLYTTLGFSSVMFLDFAGACVAVLGLALAKIPTVVDATAKEQHVLANLRDGWRAIAKTRGLVLLIGGVTIGMMIFGPLSAVFPLMTYQHFGGDGYAASLAEAAFGVGMFVGSGILIAWGGGKRLAGLIAVAAVVVGVATAACGLLPPDAFPAFIGLVAVMAVACAWFNGPTMTLTQRNVPDDKMGRSMGLLTAAMGLATPAGIAIGGVLAEAMGVAPFFIVDGLACLTLGLVLYLPKSVRALDEG from the coding sequence GTGACTGAATTGTCCCCGCATTCCCGCACCGTCGCTGAAGAGGGCACCGACACCGCCCCCACGCCGCCCCTGAGTGCCGCCGGTCTGTCGCTGCCGAAAAACTGGCTCGCCATCATTGCGTTCATCTGGGCCGGTCAGGCTGCCTCCATGATAACGAGTTACGCTGCCGGTTACGCAGTGGTGTGGTACGTCACCGAGAGCACCGGCAGCGCCCTTATGCTGGCGGCCATGAACATAGCCGTCATGTTGCCCGTCGGACTCATCTCACCCTTCGGAGGCATCGTGGCCGACAAGCACAACCGCAAGCTCATCATGATCGCAGCCGACGGAGCCGTGGGCATCATCTCACTGGTGGCGGGACTGCTTATTCTGGCTGGCGATGTGTCCATTCCGCTTTTGCTCGCCGTTTGCATCGCGCGGGCTGTGGGCCAGGCCTTCCACAGTCCGGCCATGATGGCGGCCATGCCCATGCTCGTGCCCGACAAGCACCTGCTGCGCATCAACACCCTGGATCAGCTGCTGGCCTCGGTCGCCTCCATCGGAGCGCCGGCCTTCGGCATCTTCTTATACACCACCCTCGGGTTCTCCTCGGTGATGTTCCTCGATTTCGCCGGTGCCTGCGTGGCCGTTCTGGGTCTGGCCCTGGCGAAGATTCCCACCGTGGTAGACGCAACGGCCAAGGAGCAGCACGTGCTGGCGAACTTGCGCGACGGCTGGCGCGCCATTGCGAAAACGCGCGGACTTGTGCTGTTGATCGGCGGCGTTACCATCGGCATGATGATCTTCGGGCCGCTGTCAGCGGTGTTCCCGCTTATGACCTACCAGCATTTCGGCGGTGATGGCTATGCGGCGTCTCTGGCCGAGGCGGCCTTCGGCGTCGGCATGTTCGTGGGCTCGGGCATCCTTATCGCTTGGGGCGGCGGCAAGCGCCTCGCAGGGCTCATCGCCGTGGCAGCCGTGGTCGTGGGCGTGGCCACCGCGGCCTGCGGGCTTCTGCCACCCGACGCCTTCCCGGCCTTTATCGGGCTGGTGGCTGTGATGGCCGTGGCCTGCGCTTGGTTCAACGGCCCCACTATGACGCTCACCCAGCGCAACGTGCCCGACGACAAGATGGGCCGCTCCATGGGGCTGCTCACCGCCGCCATGGGGCTGGCCACCCCAGCAGGCATCGCCATCGGTGGCGTGCTGGCCGAAGCCATGGGCGTCGCCCCGTTCTTCATCGTAGACGGCCTGGCCTGCCTGACCCTGGGCCTCGTGCTGTACCTCCCGAAGTCCGTGCGCGCACTGGACGAGGGGTAG
- a CDS encoding alpha/beta hydrolase family protein, translating into MPNKEDMMQKMQKMAEGGQPEASLVGDAEYWSEIKLSSDILTDAVAKHVLGLVYTGMADVGETFQCICDIDKFAEDGWAKSWGAMACKLQSQAEDYEAKGHTQSAASAYLRASTYWRVMLMNYTDIHSPKVQEYAQSYMSCYERYLSLSGYPGEYIEIPYEGTFLPGHIYRSPHAEGKAPLLVITPGRDTWAEDTRWVYDEALRRGIHCVIYDGPGQGLALRMQGLTFRPDWEHVVTPVLDYALSKLEGEVDPDRIGLMGMSFGGFLNTRAAAFDKRFKVMVADPGNLAWGGQIKQRLQMILQIPEEQRPPFMNFMLDDYAWKQGVPKEDVPADLDRYDNSDVVGLVSCNTLVLDGAAEVQPGAAKQYFEALQCPKKYHLFDFDSTAQCHCQTGGYAPASEFIMNWIEEIL; encoded by the coding sequence ATGCCAAACAAAGAAGATATGATGCAAAAGATGCAGAAAATGGCAGAAGGCGGCCAACCAGAAGCGTCGCTTGTCGGCGATGCCGAGTACTGGTCAGAAATCAAACTCAGCAGCGATATATTGACCGATGCGGTCGCCAAGCATGTCCTGGGCCTCGTCTACACCGGCATGGCAGATGTGGGCGAAACCTTTCAGTGCATTTGCGACATCGATAAGTTTGCAGAAGACGGATGGGCGAAGTCGTGGGGCGCCATGGCTTGCAAACTGCAAAGCCAAGCAGAAGATTATGAAGCCAAAGGTCATACGCAATCCGCTGCATCCGCCTATCTACGCGCCTCAACGTATTGGCGTGTGATGCTCATGAATTACACCGACATCCATAGCCCGAAAGTTCAAGAGTACGCTCAGTCTTACATGAGCTGCTATGAGCGATATCTTTCCCTGTCAGGCTATCCGGGAGAGTACATTGAGATACCCTATGAAGGCACGTTTCTGCCGGGACATATCTATCGCTCGCCCCACGCCGAAGGCAAGGCACCGCTCCTGGTGATCACGCCAGGTCGTGACACCTGGGCGGAGGATACGCGATGGGTCTATGACGAGGCGCTGAGGCGTGGGATTCATTGCGTGATTTACGATGGACCCGGGCAAGGCCTAGCCCTGCGCATGCAAGGCCTCACCTTCCGTCCTGACTGGGAGCATGTCGTCACTCCCGTATTGGATTACGCATTGAGCAAGCTTGAAGGCGAAGTCGATCCAGACCGCATCGGACTCATGGGGATGAGCTTCGGAGGCTTCCTCAATACGAGAGCGGCTGCCTTCGACAAGCGCTTCAAGGTGATGGTGGCAGATCCTGGCAATCTCGCCTGGGGCGGACAGATAAAGCAGAGGCTACAGATGATACTTCAGATCCCCGAGGAGCAGCGTCCGCCCTTCATGAACTTCATGCTAGATGACTACGCTTGGAAGCAGGGCGTTCCAAAAGAAGACGTTCCAGCCGATTTGGATCGCTATGACAATTCCGATGTGGTTGGCCTTGTTTCGTGCAACACTCTCGTTCTCGATGGCGCAGCCGAAGTTCAGCCGGGAGCAGCAAAACAATACTTTGAAGCCTTACAGTGCCCGAAGAAGTATCACCTCTTCGACTTCGATTCCACCGCGCAATGTCATTGTCAAACCGGAGGATATGCTCCAGCTTCTGAGTTCATCATGAATTGGATCGAAGAGATTCTCTAG
- a CDS encoding nitroreductase family protein, whose product MDMKQAMSERHMVRKYTDKPIPIEVAQEINERLNDINVKYHTDIQLIRGDSSAFNAAIKLVLAKGVRNYFILAGKAAPDLRERLGMAGADLMLFCQTLGLNTWWVGGTYSHARVAQKAPGDEVIGIIAVGYGATQGKPHKSKSPQEVATYEGPEPEWFKNGVEAALLAPTALDKQAFKIKGVGDEVSITYESGTFSGEDLGLVKYHFALGAGNHSFSWQ is encoded by the coding sequence ATGGATATGAAACAAGCCATGTCCGAGAGGCATATGGTTCGCAAATACACCGATAAGCCAATTCCGATCGAGGTCGCTCAGGAGATTAATGAGCGCCTCAACGATATTAACGTAAAGTACCACACTGATATCCAACTGATAAGAGGTGACAGCTCCGCCTTCAATGCGGCGATCAAGCTCGTTTTGGCCAAAGGCGTGCGAAACTACTTCATCCTCGCCGGAAAAGCCGCTCCCGACTTGCGTGAGCGGCTTGGAATGGCAGGAGCCGATCTCATGCTGTTCTGTCAAACGCTCGGACTGAATACCTGGTGGGTAGGTGGTACGTATAGCCATGCCAGGGTGGCACAAAAGGCACCTGGCGATGAGGTAATCGGCATCATTGCCGTCGGCTACGGAGCCACGCAGGGAAAGCCACACAAGTCGAAGTCTCCCCAAGAGGTCGCAACATACGAAGGCCCTGAACCCGAGTGGTTCAAGAATGGCGTCGAGGCTGCACTCCTTGCCCCAACCGCTCTCGATAAACAAGCATTCAAAATAAAGGGTGTTGGAGACGAGGTTTCCATCACGTACGAGTCGGGAACGTTCTCGGGCGAAGATCTCGGCTTGGTGAAGTATCACTTTGCGTTAGGAGCAGGCAATCACTCATTCAGTTGGCAATGA
- a CDS encoding TetR family transcriptional regulator C-terminal domain-containing protein, which yields MKHAQSALDRFCVSLVAQMKADSLVDEKLDDRLEGARLHALLDGLTLQLLNDSSKKNQSFAEAVLRCHMATLVP from the coding sequence GTGAAGCATGCGCAATCCGCGCTCGATAGATTTTGTGTCAGTCTTGTCGCGCAAATGAAAGCTGATTCCCTGGTTGATGAAAAACTCGACGATCGCCTCGAGGGCGCCAGACTCCATGCTCTTCTTGATGGTTTGACTCTTCAACTGCTCAATGATTCCTCAAAAAAGAACCAATCGTTTGCCGAGGCGGTTCTTCGGTGTCATATGGCGACGCTCGTTCCATAG